In Natronococcus occultus SP4, the following proteins share a genomic window:
- a CDS encoding radical SAM protein yields MISKGCEQCAKGGKMVLFVYGYCDQRDCFYCPLGENRKNVTDVYANERQVEDDADVLEEAHRMDALGTSITGGEPQEALERTCHYLELLKEEFGEDHHTHLYTGITGGRENMRKLSEAGLDEIRFHPPYELWGDMHGTEWEEILYIAREEGLTPAFEIPGIRAEEEFLEFLDEGAADFCNVNEFEMSDGNYRRMQEEGYELKEGHMSAVDGSREEILEVMGDHERVYFCTSVFKDAAQHRRRLKRAARNVRREFDDVTDDGTLVYGKTYADPQQFVELGVPEEFYTVKSDHVEVAWWLLEEMIEEGDLEDGEIVEQYPTYDGQVVERTPLA; encoded by the coding sequence ATGATATCGAAGGGCTGTGAGCAGTGCGCGAAAGGCGGCAAGATGGTGCTGTTCGTCTACGGTTACTGCGACCAGCGCGACTGCTTTTACTGCCCGCTCGGCGAGAACCGCAAGAACGTCACCGACGTCTACGCGAACGAACGGCAGGTCGAGGACGACGCGGACGTCCTCGAGGAGGCCCACCGGATGGACGCTCTGGGAACCTCGATCACCGGCGGCGAACCCCAGGAGGCCTTAGAGCGCACCTGTCACTACCTCGAACTGCTCAAGGAGGAGTTCGGCGAGGACCACCACACCCACCTCTACACCGGAATCACGGGCGGTCGCGAGAACATGCGCAAACTCTCGGAAGCCGGCTTAGACGAGATCCGCTTCCACCCGCCCTACGAGCTGTGGGGCGACATGCACGGCACTGAGTGGGAGGAGATTCTCTACATCGCCCGCGAGGAGGGGCTAACGCCGGCCTTCGAGATCCCCGGCATCCGCGCCGAGGAGGAGTTCCTCGAGTTTCTCGACGAGGGTGCCGCCGACTTCTGTAACGTCAACGAGTTCGAGATGTCCGACGGGAACTACCGCCGGATGCAAGAGGAGGGATACGAGCTCAAGGAGGGTCACATGAGCGCCGTCGACGGCTCCCGCGAGGAGATCCTCGAAGTGATGGGCGACCACGAACGGGTCTACTTCTGTACCTCCGTTTTCAAGGACGCGGCCCAGCACCGCCGTCGACTGAAGCGGGCCGCCCGTAACGTCCGCCGGGAGTTCGACGACGTCACCGACGACGGCACGCTCGTCTACGGGAAGACGTACGCCGATCCCCAGCAGTTCGTCGAGCTCGGCGTCCCCGAGGAGTTCTACACCGTCAAATCCGACCACGTCGAGGTCGCCTGGTGGCTCTTAGAGGAGATGATCGAGGAAGGGGATCTCGAGGACGGCGAGATCGTCGAGCAGTATCCAACATACGACGGGCAGGTCGTCGAGCGGACGCCGCTGGCGTGA
- a CDS encoding DUF373 family protein: protein MLLVLCVDLDDDLGRKTEFTTPVIGRDAVEEAAVALATTDPEDSDVNVAFQGVHIYDDLAARGESVEVAIVTGNEDGDVDANREVGDEVDTVLASLSTAEDVTALVVTDGAQDESVIPVIRSRVPIDGVRRVVVRQAQNLESMYYTFKQVLNDPETRGTVLIPIGILLLIYPLALIGTVLEMPGVVLGVTSTLLGFYLISRGLGLGERLDEAVEGARRSLYAGRTTLLAYVVAAALLVLGGVSGANELERIQAEAAGEVGVPVMLSALLYGSVQWFAAAGVTTSLGQITDEYIAGRLEWRYLNAPFYVVSIAIVLYAVSAYFLGIVGLTVLATALTAGTLLGIVSTLTFAVAESHFSEDDGEEPRRTESA, encoded by the coding sequence ATGCTGTTGGTCCTGTGTGTCGATCTCGACGACGACCTCGGCCGGAAGACCGAGTTCACGACGCCGGTGATCGGTCGGGACGCCGTCGAGGAGGCAGCCGTCGCGCTGGCGACCACGGACCCCGAGGACTCCGACGTCAACGTCGCCTTCCAGGGTGTCCACATCTACGACGACCTCGCCGCTCGCGGCGAGAGCGTCGAGGTCGCCATCGTCACGGGCAACGAGGACGGCGACGTCGACGCCAACCGCGAGGTCGGCGACGAGGTCGACACCGTCCTCGCGAGCCTCTCGACGGCCGAGGACGTCACCGCCCTGGTCGTCACCGACGGCGCACAGGACGAGTCGGTGATTCCGGTCATCCGCTCGCGGGTCCCCATCGACGGCGTGCGCCGTGTCGTCGTCAGGCAGGCCCAGAACCTCGAATCGATGTACTACACGTTCAAGCAGGTACTGAACGATCCCGAGACCCGCGGCACCGTCCTCATTCCGATCGGGATCCTCCTGTTGATCTACCCGCTCGCGCTGATCGGCACCGTCCTCGAGATGCCCGGCGTCGTGCTAGGCGTGACCTCGACGCTGCTTGGCTTCTACCTGATCTCCCGGGGGCTCGGGCTCGGCGAGCGCCTCGACGAGGCCGTCGAGGGCGCCAGGCGGTCGCTGTACGCCGGCCGAACGACACTGCTTGCGTACGTTGTCGCCGCCGCCCTGCTCGTTCTCGGCGGCGTCAGTGGAGCCAACGAGCTCGAACGGATCCAGGCCGAAGCTGCCGGCGAGGTCGGCGTTCCCGTCATGCTGTCGGCGCTGCTGTACGGCTCGGTCCAGTGGTTCGCCGCCGCCGGCGTCACGACGAGCCTCGGCCAGATCACCGACGAGTACATCGCGGGTCGCCTCGAGTGGCGCTACCTCAACGCACCGTTTTACGTCGTCTCGATCGCGATCGTCCTCTATGCGGTGAGCGCGTACTTCCTGGGTATCGTCGGGCTCACCGTCCTCGCGACCGCGCTGACCGCGGGGACGCTGCTCGGTATCGTGAGCACGCTCACCTTCGCGGTCGCCGAGTCACACTTCTCGGAGGACGATGGCGAGGAGCCACGCCGGACCGAAAGCGCCTGA
- a CDS encoding polyprenyl synthetase family protein, translating into MERLERRRALIEERLVAVVDGVDPETLNEEVRHVALSGGKRVRPMVTLLACETVGGDPEDAVDFGVGIELVHNASLVIDDIIDRSDLRRGTTSAWAEFGHGPAIITSDGLLGEAFALFSADPQATQVVAEAMVELGVGEATELASQPTNEAEYMTLARRKTGALFRAAAELGAIAADSDPFAVEALGEYAERVGVAFQIRDDVLDAVADPDELGKPTGHDAALERPSVVQVTDLSPEEANARAREEADRAIDALERVDAVDREAREYLRELAEFVVEREQ; encoded by the coding sequence ATGGAACGGCTGGAGCGCCGACGGGCGCTGATCGAGGAGCGTCTCGTCGCCGTCGTCGACGGGGTCGATCCCGAGACGCTCAACGAAGAGGTACGCCACGTCGCGCTCTCGGGGGGCAAGCGCGTCCGACCGATGGTGACGCTGCTTGCCTGCGAGACCGTCGGCGGCGACCCCGAGGACGCCGTCGACTTCGGCGTCGGGATCGAGCTCGTCCACAACGCGTCGCTGGTGATCGACGACATTATCGACCGCTCGGACCTGCGCCGCGGCACCACAAGCGCCTGGGCGGAGTTCGGTCACGGTCCCGCGATTATCACCAGCGACGGACTGCTCGGGGAGGCGTTCGCCCTCTTTTCTGCTGATCCCCAGGCCACCCAGGTCGTCGCCGAGGCGATGGTCGAGCTCGGCGTCGGCGAGGCGACCGAGCTCGCCTCCCAGCCGACCAACGAGGCGGAGTACATGACCCTCGCCAGGCGAAAGACCGGTGCCCTGTTCCGGGCTGCAGCCGAGCTCGGCGCGATCGCGGCCGACTCGGATCCGTTCGCCGTGGAGGCGCTCGGCGAGTACGCCGAACGCGTCGGCGTCGCCTTCCAGATCCGCGACGACGTCCTCGACGCCGTCGCCGATCCCGACGAGCTAGGAAAGCCGACGGGTCACGACGCCGCCCTCGAGCGCCCCTCGGTGGTTCAGGTAACCGATCTCAGTCCCGAGGAGGCAAACGCCCGCGCCCGCGAGGAGGCCGATCGGGCGATCGATGCCCTCGAACGGGTCGACGCCGTCGACCGGGAGGCACGGGAGTATCTGCGCGAGCTCGCGGAGTTCGTCGTCGAACGCGAACAGTAG
- a CDS encoding electron transfer flavoprotein subunit alpha/FixB family protein, protein MTDVLAVADHRRGELRDVSYEVITAGRQLADETGGELHVAVISGPVEEFAEKLDRNGVDAVHTVEYGEEFNHDVYTQTLTQLYDDLAPQYVLAPNSVNGLDYAPAVANALDLPIVTDTVALETDGDTLTATREMYGGKVETTTELTGSAVVTIRGAEWPGAEGTGNAAIEEFHAEIDEDAVRSTVTGFEEVGGGDVDISEADVLVSVGRGIEEEENLELIEELADALDATISSSRPIVDNGWLPKNRQVGQSGKVVTPDVYIAIGISGAVQHVAGMKGSDTIVAINTDPNAPIMDIADYAIHDDLFEVVPALTEEFQ, encoded by the coding sequence ATGACTGATGTACTGGCCGTAGCAGACCACCGCCGCGGCGAGCTGCGCGACGTCAGCTACGAGGTCATCACGGCGGGTCGTCAGCTGGCCGACGAGACCGGCGGCGAGCTCCACGTCGCGGTCATCAGCGGCCCCGTCGAGGAGTTCGCCGAGAAGCTCGACCGAAACGGCGTCGACGCCGTCCACACCGTCGAGTACGGCGAGGAGTTCAACCACGACGTCTACACCCAGACGCTTACGCAGCTCTACGACGACCTCGCACCCCAGTACGTGCTGGCGCCCAACAGCGTCAACGGACTCGACTACGCGCCCGCCGTCGCGAACGCGCTGGATCTGCCGATCGTCACCGACACGGTCGCCCTCGAGACCGACGGCGACACCCTGACTGCGACCCGCGAGATGTACGGCGGCAAGGTCGAGACGACCACCGAGCTGACCGGCAGCGCCGTCGTCACGATCCGCGGAGCCGAGTGGCCCGGCGCCGAGGGAACCGGTAACGCCGCGATCGAGGAGTTCCACGCCGAGATCGACGAGGACGCCGTCCGCTCGACGGTCACCGGCTTCGAGGAGGTCGGCGGTGGCGACGTCGACATCAGCGAGGCCGACGTCCTCGTCTCCGTCGGTCGGGGGATCGAGGAGGAGGAGAACCTGGAGCTCATCGAAGAGCTCGCGGACGCACTCGACGCGACGATCTCCTCGTCGCGTCCGATCGTCGACAACGGCTGGCTGCCCAAGAACCGCCAGGTCGGCCAGTCCGGGAAGGTCGTCACGCCCGACGTCTACATCGCGATCGGCATCTCGGGTGCCGTCCAGCACGTCGCCGGCATGAAGGGGTCGGATACGATCGTCGCGATCAACACCGATCCCAACGCCCCGATCATGGATATCGCCGACTACGCGATCCACGACGACCTCTTCGAGGTCGTCCCCGCACTTACCGAAGAGTTCCAGTAA
- a CDS encoding electron transfer flavoprotein subunit beta/FixA family protein, which produces MKILVTVKEVSTVEDEFEIEGTTIADQYLGADLNEWDDYAVEEAVQLQEDGIADEVVTVTIGPEDCEQTIRQALAKGADRAIRVWDDALADVDLLDVGAKTEILRAVVEAEDPDLVLTGVQSGDDSWGGTGVSLAEELGFEWGAVVNHLEHDLEDGVASVRRELEGGVEELTEIELPAALTIQTGINEPRYASLRGIRQAQRKELDVQTLGDLGVDEGAVEGAVTVTEMYEPESESDATVWEGSAEETAAELGELLREKGVAP; this is translated from the coding sequence ATGAAGATCCTCGTAACGGTCAAGGAGGTCTCGACCGTCGAAGACGAGTTCGAGATCGAGGGAACGACCATCGCCGACCAGTACCTCGGCGCCGATCTCAACGAGTGGGACGACTACGCCGTCGAGGAGGCCGTCCAGCTCCAGGAAGACGGGATCGCCGACGAGGTCGTGACGGTGACGATCGGTCCCGAGGACTGCGAGCAGACGATCCGCCAGGCGCTCGCGAAGGGCGCCGACCGGGCGATCCGCGTCTGGGACGACGCTCTCGCGGACGTCGACCTGCTCGACGTCGGCGCGAAAACCGAGATCCTCCGGGCGGTCGTCGAGGCCGAGGACCCGGACCTCGTCCTGACGGGCGTCCAGTCGGGCGACGACAGCTGGGGCGGCACCGGCGTCTCCCTGGCCGAGGAGCTGGGCTTCGAGTGGGGCGCCGTCGTCAACCACCTCGAGCACGATCTCGAGGACGGCGTCGCCTCGGTTCGACGCGAGCTCGAGGGTGGGGTCGAGGAGCTGACCGAGATCGAGCTTCCCGCCGCCCTGACGATCCAGACGGGGATCAACGAGCCCCGCTACGCCAGCCTGCGCGGGATCCGGCAGGCCCAGCGCAAGGAGCTCGACGTCCAGACGCTCGGCGACCTCGGCGTCGACGAGGGTGCCGTCGAGGGTGCGGTGACGGTAACGGAGATGTACGAGCCCGAAAGCGAGAGCGACGCCACCGTCTGGGAGGGCAGCGCCGAGGAGACCGCCGCGGAGCTCGGTGAACTGCTCCGCGAGAAGGGGGTGGCACCATGA
- a CDS encoding TRAM domain-containing protein translates to MADCPLADDCPSFSERISGMGCQHYGDRGGKEWCNHYNQPIEDLKTQPVKPSEEIVIDVVDMHESGAGVGRTEDGFIVLVDGVLPEARARVEVTQVHSNHARAEKLELLPMDEDDADDDAEDDADDAEAEADAADDASTDTTDGSNARAKRERLGSRENFWGS, encoded by the coding sequence ATGGCAGACTGTCCACTCGCTGATGACTGCCCGAGCTTCTCCGAGCGTATCTCGGGGATGGGCTGTCAACACTACGGCGATCGGGGTGGGAAGGAGTGGTGTAACCACTACAACCAGCCGATCGAGGACCTGAAGACCCAGCCCGTCAAACCCAGCGAGGAGATCGTCATCGACGTCGTCGACATGCACGAGAGCGGCGCCGGCGTCGGACGAACCGAGGACGGATTCATCGTGCTGGTCGACGGCGTCCTCCCGGAAGCGCGCGCCCGCGTCGAGGTGACGCAGGTCCACAGCAACCACGCTCGCGCCGAAAAGCTCGAGCTGCTACCGATGGACGAGGACGACGCCGACGACGACGCCGAGGACGACGCCGACGACGCCGAAGCCGAGGCGGACGCGGCCGACGACGCGTCGACAGACACGACCGACGGATCGAACGCGAGGGCCAAGCGCGAACGGCTCGGAAGCCGCGAGAACTTCTGGGGATCGTAG
- a CDS encoding Tfx family DNA-binding protein — translation MIDDVAAVLEEIGFDPDDSVLTYRQAQVLALRERDVSQADIADALGTSRANVSSIEASARENVAKARETVAFAEALQAPVRVRVPEGTDLYDVPQLVYEACDEAGVKVDHTAPDLMKVVSDAAGNAITGRQVAAPLTVSVSAEGVVRVRHQE, via the coding sequence GTGATCGATGACGTCGCGGCCGTCCTCGAGGAGATCGGTTTCGATCCAGACGACAGCGTGTTAACCTACCGACAGGCGCAGGTGCTCGCGTTGCGCGAACGGGACGTTTCTCAGGCCGACATCGCCGACGCGCTGGGGACCTCCCGCGCGAACGTCTCCTCGATCGAGGCCAGCGCCCGCGAGAACGTCGCGAAAGCGAGAGAGACCGTCGCGTTCGCCGAGGCGCTCCAGGCGCCAGTGCGAGTGCGCGTCCCCGAGGGGACCGACCTCTACGACGTCCCCCAGCTCGTCTACGAGGCCTGCGACGAGGCCGGCGTCAAGGTCGACCACACTGCCCCCGATCTGATGAAGGTCGTCAGCGACGCCGCGGGCAACGCGATCACGGGCCGGCAGGTCGCCGCCCCGCTGACCGTCAGCGTCAGCGCCGAGGGCGTCGTCCGAGTGCGCCACCAGGAGTGA
- a CDS encoding SDR family oxidoreductase, with protein MELELDGTTALVTASSSGLGFASARALAEAGANVTICGRDADRLADAREELEATAAGEVLALEADITDPDHVSRLVDETVETFGGLDHLVTSAGGPPSTTFLETSEQDWYQAYDLLVMSVVWTIEEAHPHLLDSEHGTITCITSRTVREAADGLLLSNSVRRGVIGLVKTVSREFAPEIRANAVLPGTIETPRIEELVEARVDRGDYADYESGLTEMASDIPMDRIGDPEELGEVVAFLASPRASFVNGAEVPIDGGLLRS; from the coding sequence ATGGAGCTCGAACTCGACGGAACGACCGCGCTGGTAACGGCGTCCTCGAGCGGCCTCGGGTTCGCGAGCGCCCGGGCGCTGGCCGAGGCGGGAGCGAACGTGACGATCTGTGGCCGCGACGCCGACCGACTCGCAGACGCACGCGAGGAACTCGAGGCGACCGCGGCGGGCGAGGTGCTGGCCCTCGAGGCCGATATCACCGATCCCGATCACGTCTCGCGGCTCGTCGACGAGACCGTCGAGACGTTCGGCGGCCTCGATCACCTCGTGACCTCCGCGGGCGGTCCCCCGAGCACGACCTTCCTCGAGACGAGCGAACAGGACTGGTACCAGGCCTACGACCTGCTAGTGATGAGTGTCGTCTGGACGATCGAGGAGGCCCACCCCCACCTGCTCGACTCCGAACACGGGACGATCACCTGTATCACCTCCCGGACTGTCCGAGAGGCCGCGGACGGCCTCCTGCTGTCGAACTCCGTACGCCGAGGCGTGATCGGGTTGGTCAAGACGGTCTCGCGGGAGTTCGCGCCCGAAATACGCGCCAACGCCGTCCTGCCGGGGACGATCGAGACGCCCCGCATCGAGGAGCTCGTCGAGGCCCGGGTCGACCGCGGCGACTACGCGGACTACGAGTCGGGACTGACTGAGATGGCCAGCGACATCCCGATGGATCGCATCGGCGACCCCGAGGAACTCGGCGAGGTCGTCGCCTTCCTCGCGAGCCCGCGGGCGAGCTTCGTCAACGGCGCCGAGGTGCCGATCGACGGCGGCCTGTTGCGAAGCTAG
- a CDS encoding right-handed parallel beta-helix repeat-containing protein: MRDDSTTASSLGRRTLLRQGTVATAGLVALGTSASADESDDPTVITECTTITEPGDYVLGDDLTAPEDESGLTIRASNVTLDGRGHTITRPGDRPLPNPDRPNPETAGVGTASPGAGTLSNVTVTNVTVENFEAGVHFVRVRNGRISTTTTRENNVGLCLESSTSNAVVDNEGVRNGWRGIALFESDENTITENTSSDGSHPLSRGIELLHSNRNAIEENTFDDNQIGVELDSSDDNEIERNTVRDNFRNIVLREDDENTLRDNTVTGADMVGVEVSGTGNELVGNEVRDTRGFGCRISGAENLLRENEVTDSAAFGITVEGEEGRLEANTASANELSGIRVSGRAYALEDNVATDNGQAGLLLDEESADNTGDGNVLADNEDAEFIDEGTNNSVGYTTE; encoded by the coding sequence ATGCGAGACGACAGCACAACGGCGTCGAGTCTCGGTCGACGAACGCTTCTGCGTCAAGGAACCGTCGCCACGGCGGGGTTGGTCGCGCTCGGCACGAGCGCCAGCGCCGACGAATCTGACGACCCGACCGTCATCACGGAGTGTACGACGATCACCGAACCGGGTGACTACGTCCTCGGCGATGATCTGACGGCGCCCGAGGACGAATCGGGTCTCACCATCCGAGCGAGCAACGTCACGCTCGACGGGCGCGGACACACGATCACTCGACCCGGCGACCGTCCGCTTCCAAATCCTGACCGTCCGAATCCGGAGACGGCCGGTGTAGGGACGGCATCGCCCGGTGCAGGAACGCTCTCGAACGTGACCGTGACGAACGTGACCGTCGAGAACTTCGAAGCGGGAGTTCACTTCGTTCGCGTACGAAACGGTCGGATCAGTACAACGACAACCCGCGAGAACAACGTCGGTCTCTGTCTCGAATCGTCGACTTCGAACGCGGTCGTCGACAACGAGGGGGTTCGAAACGGGTGGCGAGGAATCGCGCTGTTCGAGTCGGACGAGAATACGATCACGGAAAACACCAGCAGCGACGGGAGCCATCCCCTCAGTCGCGGAATCGAACTGCTCCACTCGAACCGGAACGCGATCGAGGAAAACACGTTCGACGACAATCAGATCGGCGTCGAACTCGACAGTTCGGACGACAACGAAATCGAGCGAAACACCGTCCGCGATAACTTCCGGAACATCGTCCTTCGAGAGGACGACGAGAACACGCTCCGTGACAACACCGTTACGGGAGCCGACATGGTCGGCGTCGAGGTGTCAGGAACGGGGAACGAACTCGTCGGCAACGAGGTGCGCGACACGCGAGGATTCGGTTGCAGGATCTCCGGCGCCGAGAACCTGCTCCGGGAGAACGAGGTCACCGACAGCGCCGCGTTCGGGATCACCGTCGAGGGCGAAGAGGGTCGTCTCGAGGCGAACACGGCCTCGGCGAACGAACTGTCCGGAATCCGGGTCAGCGGCCGTGCGTACGCACTCGAGGACAACGTCGCGACCGACAACGGCCAGGCGGGGCTGTTGCTCGACGAGGAATCGGCCGACAACACGGGGGACGGAAACGTCCTCGCTGACAACGAGGACGCGGAGTTCATCGACGAGGGGACGAACAACAGCGTCGGGTACACCACCGAGTAG
- the ddh gene encoding D-2-hydroxyacid dehydrogenase: MQPDIERLGVHDSVESVFPPSELADSLSDLPVEVAVIGDDEIDSCDAVVTLEHRDAFLELAWIHSIQAGVDRFPFDDLEERGVLLTNSTGIHDRWVGETVASYLLAFARRLHEHVANQQERRWEQPAWDDGFTLPGTTACVVGTGTLGSGVAEVLGSLGVRITGVRRSGDPVEGFAEVYASEDLEDAVADADFVIVTLPLTEATRHLFDADVFGAMADDAYLVNVGRGPVVDEDALIDALEADGLAGAALDVFETEPLPAESPLWEMDEVIVTPHCAAFTEDYYRAIGDLVRENVERFAEGEAATNRVV; encoded by the coding sequence ATGCAACCCGACATCGAGCGACTCGGCGTCCACGACTCCGTTGAATCGGTGTTTCCGCCGTCGGAGCTCGCGGACTCCCTCTCGGACCTCCCCGTCGAGGTCGCCGTTATCGGCGACGACGAGATCGACTCCTGTGACGCCGTCGTCACCCTCGAACATCGCGACGCCTTCCTCGAGCTGGCGTGGATCCACTCGATCCAGGCCGGCGTCGACCGCTTCCCGTTCGACGACCTCGAAGAACGCGGCGTCCTGTTGACCAACAGCACCGGAATCCACGACCGGTGGGTCGGCGAGACCGTCGCGAGCTACCTCCTTGCCTTCGCCAGACGGCTCCACGAGCACGTCGCGAACCAGCAGGAGCGCCGCTGGGAACAGCCCGCGTGGGACGACGGCTTCACCCTCCCGGGGACGACCGCCTGCGTCGTCGGTACCGGAACACTGGGCAGCGGCGTCGCCGAGGTGCTTGGCTCGCTGGGCGTTCGGATCACGGGCGTTCGCCGCTCGGGCGACCCCGTCGAAGGGTTCGCGGAGGTCTACGCGAGCGAGGACCTCGAGGACGCCGTTGCCGACGCCGACTTCGTGATCGTCACGCTCCCGCTGACCGAGGCCACCCGCCACCTGTTCGACGCCGACGTCTTCGGGGCAATGGCCGACGACGCCTACCTCGTCAACGTCGGCCGCGGTCCGGTGGTCGACGAGGACGCCCTGATCGACGCCCTCGAGGCGGACGGCCTCGCGGGTGCGGCGCTGGACGTCTTCGAGACCGAACCGCTCCCCGCGGAGTCGCCGCTGTGGGAGATGGACGAGGTGATCGTCACGCCCCACTGCGCGGCGTTCACCGAGGACTACTACCGGGCTATCGGGGACCTCGTTCGGGAGAACGTCGAACGGTTCGCCGAGGGCGAGGCGGCGACGAACCGGGTTGTGTAA
- a CDS encoding NUDIX domain-containing protein encodes MTGTTNDRDRTHVVTAFLRHDGDVLLLCRSDAVGTYTGRWGGVSGFAEGDPDEQVRTEIREETSLEDAASLVRSGRPVEFADPELDREWVVHPYLFDCEDREVELSEEHDAAEWVPPTDIVVPDSGYETVPQLWTAYERVAPTGRSIAADDEHGAAALSIRALEVVRDRAGLLVAERATDGAEADEEWDELAELARRLLEARPSMAVLRNRVNRTMADAEAAANGTQAGAPEVLAAALAGIDRALEADTEAAATAADVLEGSVMTVSRSGTVLEAIRAGDPRRVLVAESRPAREGVAVAETLAEDVPVTLHTDAAAAHLLATEDVDRVLVGADTIRADGAVVNKTGTRALSVAAVREDVPVTVVAATDKLSTRAELNLESGDRSAVYDGDADLDVANPTFDVTPPDCVTEVATERGRLDPEGLEDVVEELRELEDWRS; translated from the coding sequence ATGACCGGGACCACCAACGATCGCGACCGTACCCACGTCGTCACCGCCTTCCTCCGACACGACGGTGACGTGCTCCTGTTGTGCCGCAGTGACGCCGTTGGAACCTACACGGGCCGGTGGGGCGGCGTCTCCGGCTTCGCGGAGGGTGACCCCGACGAACAGGTCAGAACGGAGATCCGCGAGGAAACGAGCCTCGAGGACGCCGCCTCGCTGGTCCGTTCGGGCAGACCCGTCGAGTTCGCCGACCCGGAGCTCGATCGGGAGTGGGTCGTCCACCCCTATCTCTTCGACTGCGAGGACCGCGAGGTCGAACTGAGCGAGGAACACGACGCCGCCGAGTGGGTTCCCCCGACCGACATCGTGGTCCCCGACTCGGGCTACGAGACGGTCCCGCAGCTCTGGACGGCCTACGAGCGGGTCGCGCCGACGGGACGCTCGATCGCGGCCGACGACGAACACGGCGCGGCCGCGCTGTCGATCCGTGCCCTCGAGGTGGTTCGTGACCGCGCCGGGCTACTCGTCGCCGAGCGCGCGACCGACGGCGCCGAGGCCGACGAGGAGTGGGACGAGCTCGCAGAACTCGCCCGTCGGCTGCTCGAGGCCCGCCCGTCGATGGCCGTCCTCCGGAACCGCGTGAACCGGACGATGGCCGACGCCGAGGCCGCAGCCAACGGGACACAGGCCGGCGCCCCCGAGGTGCTTGCCGCGGCGCTTGCGGGCATCGACCGCGCCCTCGAGGCCGACACCGAGGCCGCGGCGACCGCGGCCGACGTCCTCGAGGGCAGCGTCATGACCGTTTCCCGGTCGGGTACCGTCCTCGAGGCGATCCGGGCGGGCGACCCCAGACGCGTCCTCGTCGCCGAATCCCGCCCCGCCCGGGAGGGCGTCGCCGTCGCCGAGACGCTGGCCGAGGACGTCCCCGTCACGCTCCACACCGACGCGGCCGCGGCCCACCTGCTCGCGACCGAGGACGTCGACCGCGTCCTCGTCGGCGCCGACACGATCCGGGCCGACGGTGCCGTCGTGAACAAGACCGGGACACGAGCGCTTTCGGTCGCTGCCGTCCGCGAGGACGTCCCGGTGACGGTCGTCGCGGCCACGGACAAGCTCTCGACCCGCGCGGAGCTGAACCTCGAGTCCGGCGACCGCTCGGCGGTGTACGACGGCGATGCCGACCTCGACGTGGCGAACCCAACCTTCGACGTAACCCCGCCGGACTGCGTGACCGAGGTCGCGACCGAACGTGGGCGCCTCGATCCGGAAGGACTCGAGGACGTCGTCGAGGAGCTGCGCGAGCTCGAGGACTGGCGGTCGTAA